The nucleotide window tcttgcacttcgggctcttcctgggcatctacctggctgccctcctgggaaacggcctcatcatcactgccatagcctgtgaccaccacctccacacccccatgtacttcttcctcctcaacctctccctcctcgacctgggctccatctccaccactctccccaaagccatggccaattccctctgggacgCCAGGGTCATCTCCCactcaggatgtgctgcacagctctttctgtttgtttttttcattacagcagagtattttctcctcaccgtcatggcctatgaccgctacgttgccatctgcaaacccctgcactacgggaccctcctgggcagcagagcttgtgcccacatggcagcagctgcctggggcagtgggtttctcactgctctgctgcacacggccaatacattttccctacccctctgccacggcaatgctgtggaccagttcttctgtgaaatcccccagatcctcaagctctcctgctcagatgcctacctcagggaagttggccttcttgtggttagtgcctgtttagcatttgggtgttttgttttcattgtggtgtcctatgtgcagatcttcagggctgtgctgaggatcccctctgagcagggacggcacaaagtcttttccacgtgcctccctcacctggccgtggtctccctgtttgtcagcacTGCCACATTTGTATACTTGAAGCCCCCATccatctcctctccatccctgaaTCTCTTCGTGGCAGTGctgtactcagtggtgcctccatccatgaaccccctcatctacagcatgaggaacaaggagctcaAGGAAGCTGTGTGGAAACTGAGGACTGAATTTTGTCCAGAAGCTGTAAAGAGTCCACCTTCTTCAGCATGTGACTCATAATGTAACTCATTACAGGCCCAGTCTTTCTGCAttagtttttgttgttgtcattgttgttgggtcagttgttttcttttcttgctttttttactgtgatcATGTTGTCCACAAAGAAACGTGGACACCCCACTTCTACTTATCTACCTCACTCGTGGGACCCAGCAACTGTCTGAACAAGGAGCTCTACTCCTTCTTTAATTATACAAAATACATGTACTTGCAGGGACTTGTCTGTTTGAGACCCAGgcaatgaaaaccaaaccaaatgaTCTTCCTTGCAAGTTCCCTACAAAGTCAGAGAGCAAATGAAGGACCAAAAACCCTCCACAGAGAAAGGGCAATGGGGCAGTCATGGAGTCCCTCATACCTATGGAATGGGGAATGTTCCCAGCCCTTAGACAactgtcttcctcctctctctcatgACCTGCGAGGTGTTTGTGCCTGGGAGAACCCTCATCATCATGCGGATGGTGGCAAAGCAGCATCTGCACACCCCCATGGGCTTCTTTTTGAGGCATCTGTCTTCCCTGGAGACCTGCTACTGcaccacccccctgccccagctgatAGCCAGCTTCATGACTGGGCACAGCACCATCTCTGCTCATCACGGTGTTAGTGTACTGTTTTCTGCACCTTTTGCATGTACAGAGTGTTTACTACTGGTGAGCACATCCTACCATCAGTACTGGGCTGTGTGCCACCCCCTGCTCTCTACAAGACTCATGAACTGGCAGGTCTGTCTGCAGAGGGCAGCTGCCCCTTCGCTAGGGTGACTTCTGTCATCTACAGCAAGCAGCTCAGTTGTGTGCCAGATGTAGTTCTGTGGCTGCAGTGGCGCGGACCACTTCTGCTGTGATTTCACCCCCTTGCTGGAGCTCTCACGCAGTGACACTGCGACACTCatgctctttgctttcatcGCCTGCTTTTTCGATCCCATCCTTCCCTTCCCGTGTGCACCAGAGCTGCCACCTTGGGGCAGCTCTCCCATCCAACGTGGGCAGCCAGAAAGCCTTCTGCACCTGTTCCTCTCACCTCAATAGTGCCACTGCTTTCTACAACACTCACTTTCTTGGGTGTGTGATGCCCAGAACAGCCCTCCTGAGACAGTTTGACAAAGCCCTTTTTCTACACCATCCTCACATCCCTGGTCAATCTCTTCATCTACAGCCTGTGGACCAGAGAAGTTGCAGGAgggaaacactgagaaaaacgctcaggaaagctgtcagcagcagagagaaccCATTGGAGTGGTGGGCCTTTAGGAAGAAATCACTTCTGGTTCTCTTTTGAACCCATCCAGAGGACCTGGACTGGTGTGTGCCATGTCCTGGGAGCTCCCCGGATGTGTTGGCTATGAAGAAGGCTTTTGGTgtgagaaggagcagagaggtgTCATCATGCGGCCTCTCAAGCATCTCGGAAGGTGCAGAGAGATCAGGGAGGTTCCAAGGTcctcagaaaaggcaaatatcaaacccatcttcaagaagggcaagaaggaggactgGGAGTGTTGCAAGTTGGTCAGCTTCATCTCACTTCCTGGGAAGGTGACAGGGCACATGCACTTACAGCCACCTCCATCACTTGTTGGACAGAAGAGGATTGCTGAGCCCATGTGGGAGGGGAGCAAAGGGCATGCTGTGTGCCTGAACTTTTGTACCTCCTTGGATGTGCTTTCCCATAGTCTCCTTA belongs to Grus americana isolate bGruAme1 unplaced genomic scaffold, bGruAme1.mat scaffold_778, whole genome shotgun sequence and includes:
- the LOC129201116 gene encoding olfactory receptor 14J1-like — encoded protein: LHYGTLLGSRACAHMAAAAWGSGFLTALLHTANTFSLPLCHGNAVDQFFCEIPQILKLSCSDAYLREVGLLVVSACLAFGCFVFIVVSYVQIFRAVLRIPSEQGRHKVFSTCLPHLAVVSLFVSTATFVYLKPPSISSPSLNLFVAVLYSVVPP